A segment of the Candidatus Sumerlaea chitinivorans genome:
GGGCTTCGATAACATCGATATCCCCGCGGCCACGCGACGGGGCATTGCAGTCGCCAACACGCCGGACGTGCTGACCAACGCTACCGCCGAGCTTGCATGGGCCTTACTCCTGAGCGTCGCGCGGCGAGTTGTCGAGGGAGACCGCCTTGTGCGAGCCGGAGAGTTTCACGGCTGGGATCCGCTCATGCTGTTGGGGTATGAAGTCGCTGGCAAAACGCTTGGAATTATTGGCGCGGGGCGGATTGGCACCGCGATGGCCCGACGCGCGCGCGGTTTCGATATGCGGATTCTCTATACTCGTCCCAGTGGGCCCCGGCGGGAAATGGACGAACTTGGGGCTCAGCATGTGGAACTCGAGACGCTCCTTTGCGAAAGTGACTTCATCTCAATCCACACTCCCCTCACGCCTGCAACTCGACACATGATCGGGCGCCCTCAGTTTGAGCTCATGAAGCCCACAGCGATCCTCATTAATACCGGCCGTGGGCCAGTGGTGGATGAAGCCGCGTTGGCTGATGCATTAGCAAATCGGCGAATCGCGGGGGCGGGGCTCGATGTCTACGAATACGAACCGAAGGTGGAGCCTGCTCTTCTCGCACTGGATAACGTGGTTTTACTTCCACATATCGGCAGTGCGACATTCGAAGCTCGAGCCGCAATGGCAAGGCTTGCGGCTGAAAATGTGCTCGATGCTCTGCGCGGCAAGGTTCCTCGGACTTGTCTCAATCCTGAGTACCAACAGTATTGCGGGGTTCCTCCTCGCGATTAGAGTCACCCGACAGGGCTAGTGGCTATTGGGCTCAAGAGTTTGCTTGCCCCTCTCCGGTGGCCGCGCGAGCCAATCGACGATGGCGCAGGGCGGTGACAACACCCGCGCATAGGACGCCCGCCCATATTGCGACGCATCCGAGCGCGAGCCAATCCCCAAAGCGTGCGTACCAAGTGGTGTGGGAACGAAGCAATGTGACGTCATGCCAGAAAGTTCCACGTTCGCGCCATCCAAGTTGCCGTACGATCTCCCCGGAAGGTAAAATGATTGCGCTAATGCCTGTATTGGCCGCTCGGACGACCGGCGTGCGCGTCTCGATCGCGCGGAAGACGCTATGGTAAAAATGTTGCGCTGGACCTGATGCCACAAGCGTGCGAAGGAAAGGCAGGCTGAACACCCAGCGCCCAAAACGCGAATGCTCTCCTACGTAAGTGGGATCGTACCAACCATCGTTTGTGATGACACACAACAGATTGGCTTTGCGCTGAGCATAGGCCCGCGCCAAGCTCGCAAAAGTGGACTCAAAACAAATCATCACGCCAACCCGCGCTCGGTCGCTCTGAAAAATCGTATATTCTGTCCCCCGCGCATACGTGCCCACCATTAATATGTATTCCTGAAAGAAGGGGATGCGGTCAAAGATGGGGGCAGTTTCGCCGAACGGAACCAAATGAATCTTGTCATAGACGGTGCTCGTTAGCCCTTCTTCTCTGCGCACAAGAAACGCCGCAACTGTTGCCACGGTTTCTTCGGGTTCTTCGAGAAGCACAGGTTGCCCTTCCATGCTTCTGACGACGAGGTTGGGAAAAGACCTTTCGGAATGCCCTGTAAACGGGTGACGCAAGCGGGCAGCGTAGTCGCTTTGCGTCTCGCGCCGATCGGCTCCAAAAAGGATGTCGGCATCAAGTGCGCGGGCGTAGCGGGCCAGAGTTTCATGAAGTTCTTTCTGATACACAAAATAAGTCGAGTTGAATGAGGATTCCGGCATGACGATCAGCTTCGCTTGGCTCCCTGAGGTTTCCTCGAGCAGGCGAAGCGTGGTGCTGGTCATTTGTTGTTCGGCCGCGAGGGCCTCTTCCTCGCTGGTCGCCGAGTAGTACCCGACCTTCTCCAACTGGGAGATATTGGGCTGAAGTACCGCGATCCGGATGGTTCCCTCGGCGTCCGATTGTCGCATCGCTTCAACTTTTAGTAGAGCATGATCCGGATAAATCCTTATGACACAATAAAGAACGACTAAGAGTGCGGCCAGAGGAAGGGCAAGTTGGCGAGCCACGGTGGTCCACTTGATTTCTTTCCACCGGCAAAGAGCTGCGGTTGCAAACAGTGCGTTTGCGAACACAATCAGCCACGAGATTCCGTAAACGCCCGCAATGTCCGCGCATTGGGCTAATTTGGGAAAAGTTGGCAACTGAGAATGCCCAAGGTAGTTCCACGGAAACCCAAAGGGGCCTAATCCGCGCAAATACTCCACTGCCACCCACAGGGTCGCGAGCACGAGGGGAATCCACTGGGCTGAGAGCCGCCGCATGACAAACCAAGCTGGCACGGAAAAAGCCACCAAGTAGCCACTCAGGGCTACACCAAGGAGAACAATGCCAAGGGGGATGAACGGATTGAAGATGGTTAGCGTGTTGAGCCACCAAAGAGAGAAGTAGAAGTAAAAAAAGCCAAAGACCAGCGTCGTCCAAATGACTTCCCGCAAACGTTGAGCCCGCCCCAACGCCATAAGGAATGGGGACACAGCAACCCACGCCAAGAGCGACCATGAGTAATTTGGGAATGTCAGAGCTACTGCGAGCCCGCTAATCGCTGATGGGAACGCTAAGCCAATCCCATGGCGGCTTGCCCATGAAGTGCTTTGTGAAGTTGTGTGCTCTAAGTTGCTTTTATTGAAATGCTTTGTGATGCTGGAGCCGCGAGAGGTCATTCGACGAGTCGCTTTGCGCACCAGAGCGTGTTATGCAGGAGCATGGCGATGGTCATCGGCCCCACTCCGCCGGGCACCGGCGTGATGGCGCCAGCCACGTGTTTCGCGGCCTCAAAATCTACATCGCCCACTAAACGATAACCACGTGGCGAGGCCGGATCCTCAACCCGGTTGATGCCCACATCGATGACGGTCGCGCCCGGCTTGATCCAACCAGCTTTGATGAAATTGGGACGGCCGATGGCTGCGATCAGGATATCGGCTTGGCGCAAAATTTCAGGGAGGTGCTCAGAACGTGAGTGGCAGACGCAAACGGTTGCATCGCCGCCAGCCCCTTTCCGCATAAGCAGTTGAGCAACGGGCTTTCCCACAATGTTGCTTCGGCCCACAACCACCGTGAATTTGCCGGAGGTTTCGATTTTTTCTTCAAGGAGGAGCCGCTGGATTCCGAGAGGCGTACACGGGATCGGGGCGGGTAGCCCCAGAACAAGCTTCCCCACGTTCAATGGATGGAAACCATCCACGTCTTTCTCGGGTCGAATCCGTTCCAGCAGCACGTGTTCAGAGAGATGTTCTGGCAGAGGAAGCTGCAAAAGGATCCCGTGGACCATAGGATCGGCATTCAGCTTGTCAATGACCTCCTCGACTTGCTGTTGGCTTGCAGAATTGGGGAGCGTGATGACTTCAGAATACCATCCGAGCTCCAAACACGCCTTGCGCTTGCTGCGCACGTAGACCTGCGAGGCGGGGTGATCGCCTACCAAAATGACGACAAGCCCCGGTTTGACGTGGGTGCGCTGCATGAAGGCCCGCGATTCAAGGAGCAACTGCTCGCGGATGCGAGCTGCAATAGCGGTTCCATCGATAATGCGTGCAGTCATAGGTTCAAGATGTGGTCAAAATTTCTCTGTTTTGCAAAGTGAAATCTCGGTGAACTCTGCCGGCTTGTTGCTCTCCGTGATTTAGGCGGCAAATCCAAATGCAAGAGCAGTCGTGAGATCCGTGACTGCCCACAACCACAGAGCGCGATACATCCCTTGTTTCGCGGGATAGTGTTCGTGGCGCCGGAGCCAATCGAGGGTAAAGCCAGCCCAAATCCCCAAATTGCCGACGATACTCAATACAGGGATCCACGAGTAAGAGGGCGCCCCAGAGGGGCGATTCATCAAGGCGAGGCCTTGGAGCCCAAAACAAAGCACGATGCACACAAGAGAAAAGATCAGCGACCGCACAGGACCAAGTCTGAGGGCAAGAGTCTGATCCCCCCGCGCCGCATCCTCTGGGATCTGGTAGATCTGCGTCATGGGATAGAATGCTCCAAAAAGCATCCCAAAGCTTGCCGCCAACAGCCAACTACGTCGAGCCAATGCCGGGTCGGACGTTGCGGCAAGGTCCGTAGCCAATGCCCCTGCGGCAAACGTCAGGGCTCCGTATCCTATCATGTTGATGAGGAGGTCGGCGCCGGCGACAGCCTTGAGGCGGACAGGAGGGACGCTATAAAGCACGGACAAAATCGTGCAAGCGACGATTGCCCAAGTGTAGGATCGAGGCAAAAACCACCATGCAAGGATGCAGCCGCACGCCATCAGGGCCAGAGCTCCCAACGCAAGGCCTCTCGGAGGGGGCGGCGGATGGTCTAAGTATCCGATGTCTCCCTCATCGCGATCGAACGCGCTGTTGAGCGCAAGGGTGCCTCCATTCAGAAAGACCGTCCACAGGACCCCTCCGATGAGAATTGGCCCCAACAGTGTCGTCCATTGGCCTCGGTTGCCGAGCACCACCAACGCCCCGCAAAAGTAGTGGGCGAAAACAATTGGCCAAGAGCGCGGGCGGAGATGAAGAAGCCACGGCCGGATCGTCATGAGCGTTGCCCCTTCCATCGTGGGTCGCGGCCGAGTTCAAGAATGGACTCGGCGCCTTGAGCGATAAGACGTTCGGCGGCGTCCAATGCAAACGTTGCATCGTCCCAGTCGTCGTGCTGCTGGTCGTAGGAAAATGCGCGGCTTCCATCGGGGGAGCACACGACGGCGCGAAAACGCGTTGTTCTTCCCGCCTTTTCGCACAGGCAGCCAACGGCCGAATGGCAATCTGCTCCAATGGACCGCACGAAGAGACGCTCCACCTCACACGCCCGGAATGTTGGGACATGGTTGATAAGCTCAAGGACATCTTTGAAAGGCGAGTCTGCTGGGGCCTCGACCGCGATTGCACCTTGTCCTGCTGCTGGAAGGACCTCATCGTGAGAGAGAAAGTTGACGTAGTCTGGCATGAGACCAAGGCGGCGAAGTCCTGCCGCAGCGAGAATAAGCGCATCGAAGTCTCCGCGTTGAAGTTTTCGTAACCGGGTGTCCACGTTGCCGCGAACATCAACGAAGGTCAGGTCCGGGCGAAGACGTGCGAGCTGCGCCCGACGCCGTAGGCTCGAGGTAGCCACGGTGGCTGCCGGGGGAAGTTCGGCGAACGCAAGCCCATTGCGTGTAATCAGGACGTCGCGCGTATCTTCGCGCTCAAGCGTGGCTACGACTATGAGCCGATCCGGAAGGAGAGCTGGCAAATCCTTGAGGCTATGAACGCCCGCATCTGCTCGCCCTGCCAGAATGGCCTCTTCAATTTCTTTCACGAAAAGCGCTTTGTCCCCAAATTCGCGGAGTGGGCGATCTGGGGCGCGGTCCGCGCTTGTATGCACAACGACAAGCTCGATCGCGACGTCGGCCCCGGCAACGCGTTCGATTGCCTGACACACAAGTTGTGTCTGAGCAAGAGCAAGCGCGCTGCCACGCGTAGCCAGTCGCAATGTTCTTGGGAGAGTTTTCATTGCTCGCAATCTTTGTGGAGTGAATGCAGCGAAAAGGCCACGAAAAATCCCCGGCAAGCAATTTTTGCTGCCGGGGAGATTTCGTTCTCGTGTACGCTCGCCTCAGTTGTGGCGCGCGTAGCGAGTGAGTGGTGTTATTCAGACGCGCCTAATAGGATAACGCTTTCAGAGACGCCGGCTCCGTCCTTCGTGTAGCCGACGCCACCCACCGCGCGTAAGATTCTGAGCTGGTCAAGGATCTGTTTCGCGTTCTGAGTTCCGGCCGTTGCACCAGCAATATCCTCCGCCGTGTTCCAGATATTGCTCAGATTGACAAAGGCGAAGGCGTTGCCCTTGGTGGAGAGCTGCATCTGCTTGAATACTTCGTTTTCTGTCAGAGAGGGTTTCTCGCCGGCACGGACCGAGGCCATTGTCTCAATCGTCTGCTTGGTCGTGGCCACCACAAGATAATCCCCCAACATTGCATACCCCGGAGACCATGCGCTGATATTTGGGATTTCCACATATCGCATGGAAATGCCTTTGCTCGTCTCGGTCTTGAAAGTGGGTGCTGGCGGGGCGCTCTGTCCGGAGGAAGGCGGAGGAGTCATCACTTTCAGTTTTTCCTCAATGAGTTTGCTCACGGCTGTTAGCACTTTTTCCATTTTCGCCTTGTCGCGCACTTTGACAACGATTGCCCCTTCCACACTTGGTATTCCCATCTCCATCTTTACTTGTCCCACGATAAGCCCGATCTCGTTGCCCACGGCGGGGAAAAGGTCGTTACGTATCGAGAAGCCAAGCATGGCGTCGGCTTCGCTCAGTTGCTTATCAAGGTCGAAAGATGGGCCCTCCGCTGGAAGTGCTTTCATGATTTGTTTCACTACGTCGTAGGCCAAGTAGATATCGAACGACGACGTGGCTACCGTAACGAGGGCCGACGCTGGAGCGAACTTGATGATCTCGAGGGGCACGTCCCCCGGATAACGCTCTGCAAGTTTGCGAAGCGCCGAATTCTCGCTCCCAGCCGCAAACGGCGAGTAGGTGTAGGTCGCAATTCGATCGCTCAAAATGCGTACGCTGGCACCGCCCATCGCGACTGGCTGCAACTCCGCCATGACGGCGCCGAGTGCCGCCTGTGGGCCAACTTCTGCCTTATGCGATTCCACAAGAGCTTTCTGATTCGTGTAGAGGTAAAGCTGTCCTGGCTTTGCCGCGAGCGCCTTTTCGACTTTTTCGAAGTCTTCCGCTTGGTCAAATCCGCCCTCTTGGGCCTCACCCTTTGCGCGATCAATCATGCCTTTGAGTACTTGCCCATCACTGGCGAGGAGAAAGCGATCCTCCAGCAGTGCGTAGTTGAGCTTAGCTCCCTTTGCCGTCTCGAAATGTTTGATGAGCACCGATTTGTAGGTCTCTGTGGTAATGGGGGAAGCGCTGCTGGTTTCTTCGGGTGTATCTTTTGACCCTTCCTGCCCACCCTTTGTGTCTTTGTTCTGTTGGACAGACGTGTTTTCGCTCTGGGTCGTGCCTTTATCCTCACCGCCACCGCTTTCTTCCATCGCGGCTTTCTCGGCCGCCATTTCCCAGAAAGTCATCAAGCGGGTGAACTTCTCTTTATCGCTTACTTTGGCGATAAGGCCGCCTGACATCGTTCCTTCGCTGGGATTTCCGAGTATGAACACATCCACCCCAGCGATGACTTTTGACAACGTATCGCCGTCCAGCCCGAACTTGAGCTCACCTTCGATATTCTTGATCAGCTTACGAAGCGTATCGAGATCGCTTCCAATTGGGGAAGCCTCGAGTACTTTCTGTCCCCAACCGTAAAGAGTGTTCCCTTTCCACGCCGACCAAAAATCGGCGGTGCTGGGAACGCTCATGACGTAGACAGCATTCTGTGGGACGAGCTTTGGGTTGGCCACCTTGGCAAAGCTGGTCGCTACCAGCAGTGCAAGCCCCCCCACCAGCGCGAGCAATCGGGTTCGCGCGAGCTTGGAGATGAATCTCATGGGTTTGTCTCCTTCATTTTCAGTAAACCACACCTTCTATAGACACCTAAGAGGGCAGAAAAGTTGTGCGGATGCAAGGTGTATGTGTTTTTTCGCACCGCAGCCTCAAAAGTGGAACTCGTGGCGCAGCCAGCGCCGAACTCCCAACCAGATGGGCGCTACACAGCCCAAGGCATTGACTACCAGAAGCATGACGACAAAGGGAAGTGTGCGCCGAATCGCTTCCGTCCACACCTGCCAATCCGATCGGTGCTGCCCGCCAATTGCATCGAGTTGCAGAGCAAGTGGAACTTCGAGAGCGATGGTAAGGGTCACGTAAACGAGGCTTGCCACGATGTTCATCGTGCCGCCGTAGCCGTTGGCGATGCGCGCCGGGTTATCTTCCTTGAAGGAAGGGAAGGCTGCTCCAAACCCAACCGCCAAGCTCGTAAGACCCACGGCCAGAATGGCCACTGTGATGAGGCTGAGTACCGCAATCGTTGGCGACACACCCAATGTTGAGTTCGAGAAAAGCATTAGGGGCAGCGCGATGCCCCAACAGCTCACGAGACAAAGTCCGAATTTTTCCCAAACCAGCACAGCTTTGGAGAATGGAGCAAGACCAATGACCCAGTACTGTTTCCCTTCCAAACTAAGCATCGGATAAATGAAGCGGGTGGTGAGAATCGACAAAACGAAGCAGGTGGCTCCCATGTTGAACAGGGAGAGAATCACTCGCCATTGCGCAAAAAACACTTCGATGCCGCGCAACTGGCGCGAGAGCCCGCGGATATTTGCGACGTACACAACGAGTAAGCCAAAGAGTATGACCAATTGCGACCACTGAGCAGGGTCGCGCCAGAACGTTCGCATGTCTTTCGCAAGAAGTGCCTTTACGGGCTGAGGAAACAAGGAAAACGCCGTGTCGAAAATTCCGAAAAAAGAAAACCGCAACCGGGAAACCGAGCGGTTGGCGCTTTCGCGAGCTAAAGCCCAGCCGCGATAGTACAAACGAGGGACGAACGTCATGCACAGTTCCACGCTCACCAGCGCTGTCGAAAGCAGACACGCAAACCAGTAAAGAGCCTCCCGTACCTGCCCCTGCGACGCAGCTTGAAGCCCACGTGCCAGCCACGCATTTGGGAGCACTGGAAGCATCCCGGCATTGAGCGTGCGCATGATCTCGGCGAAATCCTGCGTGGTGAGCAGCATTGGCCGCAGGCCCATGAGGCGGACGAGAACTGCAGTGAGCCCTAAAGAAGTTCCAAGCAGGGCGAAGGTAAAAATACGCGCTTTGCGTGCCGGAAAGTAGGCGCTCAGGATCATCGTGAGCAATGCGCCAATGGAGGCAGGAATTACAAGAAAAGGAAAGCCCAGAACAAAAGCGGCCGGGTAAAACCACCACGGAGCATGTTTCGCGAGACCGTAGGACGCAAAAAGCGGCAAACTCAGCACGACGAACGCCCATGAACTGAAGAAGATGGATTCGGCAAATTTGACACCGAACGTCGTCGAAAAGCCCAAAGGCAATGCCATCAGGAACTCAGTTTCGCGCGAAATATAGGTCGTGGTCAGCGTGATGATCAAATTGGAGAAAACCAGCATCGAGAAGAAGGTAAGTAGCACGATCGCCATCAACCGCTCCATGAGGGGCGGACCGAAGGGCTCCTGCGAAACGAGGAAGCGAAACAGATAGTAAAAGAAGCCGCCACCAACACCGACGATCATCGTGACAGCGACGACGCCTGCTGCCACATGCACCCAAACATGCCGGCGTATCTGTCTGGCGATGTGCAGCAGCATCTGCCAACGGGTCCGTAGGATGGCTTGGAGACCGCTCATGGTTTTAGCGTTTCCTTCTTAGTTGCCGGTCCAAGTATGTACAAATCCCCAGTGCGGTGAATCACCGGACGAACTCCCGTCTCGCCCTCTCTGAGCAACTGCCGTGCAAGTTGGATGAAGGTTTCGCGCTCGAGTCCGTGCGGTGATTGAAAATCCATAAAGACGTAGTCGCTTGCCTCCAAACGGCGGGGATCAAGGGGCTTTGCTCCGAGACGCGCTGGTGTGACTCCCCATAGACCGAATTGAATGGCCACGGGGGCATCGCGCGGGAGCAGCTCGCGTGCGACTTCCAGTCGGTACCAATCTCGCGCAGTGACCTCGAACGGCCAGCGGCGATAACCGTCCGTTCGCGTAGGAAGCAGCCATTGGATGAGTGCTCCGAGGCACACGAGTATTGCTACCAGCCTTGACCATGACTTTGAGTGACGACCTGCCCACGCTTGCACACGCCACATGCCTTCCACCGTCGCAAGCGCAAGATAAGGCAGAAAGGGGTAGGAGTAGTAATACAGGAGTTGGCGGAGAAAAGGGAAACTTGCCAGAAGCAAGGGCGTAGGAATTAGGGTCAGCCAAAACAAGCGACCGGCGACAAGCGGTAGGCAAAGGAATGACGCATAGAGCGTCGCAAGCGTCCAAAGAGTGTCGATGCCCAGCCTGCCTTTCTGAACCCGTGGCAGATATTCAAGAAATCCGCGGCCAGTGAAATGAGCAAAGCCAACAACTGCGCAGAACGCGGCAAGCGCTACGAAGGCGCTCAATGCTGCCAGCCGCAGGTACCACACGCGGTTTCTTGGGTTAGTCGTGAGGAACGCTTCTAACACAGCCCATGCAACAATCCACAGTCCGCCGTCTTCTCGCACCGCCGCTGCAAGCAACGCGAAAAGAACACCCGCCGGACGCAAGGCCCAAGCCATCGTGCACAACGCGAAGAGGACGTAGAAAGCCTCAAAGTGGTTTGCGAGCTCAAGTGAACCCGTAAAGTGATTGCTGAGAAAGAGGAGGACGATGAGTGGCCGCAACGGCGGCGCTAAACCTCGCCGCTCAGACAAACGGTGCAGAGGGAGCGCGCAGAGGGCGATAGCTGCGACGTACGATAGTACTAATGGAATTGGGTAGTTGCTGAGGAGCGGCAGCCACACCAGTAGCAGCAAAAAGGGAGTAAAATGATAGGCGAAGTGGTTGGTGCCGGTCATGGGGGAGAGCATGAAGTGACCGTGCAACGTGTTAAGGAGGCAGTACCAGATGTTGCCCACGTCCGCGAGATACCACCGCGAGGTCACAAACTGAGTGTAGGCAATCCAGGCCATCCAGAGAAAAGCGATGAGGCCGATGCCCGCACTTACAGCGCGCGCCAACTGATGCTGCAGAGTCCCTTCCTTCCCGCCGG
Coding sequences within it:
- a CDS encoding D-3-phosphoglycerate dehydrogenase — protein: MQPLAKVAITRKIHSAAEELLRSAQCEVWVNPEARPLQREELCAIARDYDAMICLLSDRIDEEIFSAAKRLRIVANYAVGFDNIDIPAATRRGIAVANTPDVLTNATAELAWALLLSVARRVVEGDRLVRAGEFHGWDPLMLLGYEVAGKTLGIIGAGRIGTAMARRARGFDMRILYTRPSGPRREMDELGAQHVELETLLCESDFISIHTPLTPATRHMIGRPQFELMKPTAILINTGRGPVVDEAALADALANRRIAGAGLDVYEYEPKVEPALLALDNVVLLPHIGSATFEARAAMARLAAENVLDALRGKVPRTCLNPEYQQYCGVPPRD
- a CDS encoding Apolipoprotein N-acyltransferase gives rise to the protein MALGRAQRLREVIWTTLVFGFFYFYFSLWWLNTLTIFNPFIPLGIVLLGVALSGYLVAFSVPAWFVMRRLSAQWIPLVLATLWVAVEYLRGLGPFGFPWNYLGHSQLPTFPKLAQCADIAGVYGISWLIVFANALFATAALCRWKEIKWTTVARQLALPLAALLVVLYCVIRIYPDHALLKVEAMRQSDAEGTIRIAVLQPNISQLEKVGYYSATSEEEALAAEQQMTSTTLRLLEETSGSQAKLIVMPESSFNSTYFVYQKELHETLARYARALDADILFGADRRETQSDYAARLRHPFTGHSERSFPNLVVRSMEGQPVLLEEPEETVATVAAFLVRREEGLTSTVYDKIHLVPFGETAPIFDRIPFFQEYILMVGTYARGTEYTIFQSDRARVGVMICFESTFASLARAYAQRKANLLCVITNDGWYDPTYVGEHSRFGRWVFSLPFLRTLVASGPAQHFYHSVFRAIETRTPVVRAANTGISAIILPSGEIVRQLGWRERGTFWHDVTLLRSHTTWYARFGDWLALGCVAIWAGVLCAGVVTALRHRRLARAATGEGQANS
- a CDS encoding Methylenetetrahydrofolate dehydrogenase (NADP+), encoding MTARIIDGTAIAARIREQLLLESRAFMQRTHVKPGLVVILVGDHPASQVYVRSKRKACLELGWYSEVITLPNSASQQQVEEVIDKLNADPMVHGILLQLPLPEHLSEHVLLERIRPEKDVDGFHPLNVGKLVLGLPAPIPCTPLGIQRLLLEEKIETSGKFTVVVGRSNIVGKPVAQLLMRKGAGGDATVCVCHSRSEHLPEILRQADILIAAIGRPNFIKAGWIKPGATVIDVGINRVEDPASPRGYRLVGDVDFEAAKHVAGAITPVPGGVGPMTIAMLLHNTLWCAKRLVE
- a CDS encoding Porphobilinogen deaminase → MKTLPRTLRLATRGSALALAQTQLVCQAIERVAGADVAIELVVVHTSADRAPDRPLREFGDKALFVKEIEEAILAGRADAGVHSLKDLPALLPDRLIVVATLEREDTRDVLITRNGLAFAELPPAATVATSSLRRRAQLARLRPDLTFVDVRGNVDTRLRKLQRGDFDALILAAAGLRRLGLMPDYVNFLSHDEVLPAAGQGAIAVEAPADSPFKDVLELINHVPTFRACEVERLFVRSIGADCHSAVGCLCEKAGRTTRFRAVVCSPDGSRAFSYDQQHDDWDDATFALDAAERLIAQGAESILELGRDPRWKGQRS